GTTTCCGATTTTAATTCTGTCTGCAAACTTTGGTGAATAAAGAAGTGCAGGACTTGCTTTTTTAAGTTTTTCAAAGTTTTCGGAAGCAATTCTGTTTCTTACTACCTTATCATCTTTGGTCAAACCTTTTTTCTGTTCAGCTTCAGTAAGTTCAAAAGGAACAATATCCAAGAGTGATACTTCAACACCGATGTTGGCGAAGTGAGCAGCGATACCGCTTCCCATAATTCCTGAACCAAGAACCGTTACATGTTTGATTCTTCTTTTCATATGTAAATTTTTATTTTTATAATATTATATGATACCCAAAGGTTTCATCATAATTTATTTTCTGTTGTTTAATAATTCGTTTGCTATTTTCATTATTTCGGTCATCACGTCTTTGAAGGCATCCAGCTTTTCCGGGGCTATTTTTTCCATCACCTTCTTGTTGAAGTTGACAACAACTTCTTTTGACATGTTTCTGGAGTTTAATCCTTTATCTGTAAGCTTAATGATAACCTCTCTTTTATCAGTGGTTGTCTTTTCCTTATAGATATATCCGTTATCTTCCAGAAGTTTGATAATTCTCGTTAATGAAGTGGGTTCAATAGCCATCTTTGGACCAAGATTGGTACTTCGGGTTCCTTCTTTTGGATCAATTTTAAGAAGAGTAAGTGCCTGTACCGCTGTGGAATCATGTTCCTGAGCTAGTTCTGTGTACATTTTAGAAACAGCCAACCAGGTCTGTTTTAAAATTAAATCTACGTTTTCTATTTTTTCTTTATTATTATCCATCATTTTTGCGCCAATGGTTTTACCCAAATTTAGTAAATATTATGCATGCATAGTATTTACTAACGTTAAATTTTGTTAATAAGCTGATAATAAATAGATTAAATTGTATGATTAGCATAATACTATGCATGCATAGTATATGGATTAATCAAAGAAAACTTAGTATTAATGAATGTTTGAGACTAAATTGATGATTTCTTCAAAAGATTCACATTGGTAAGTAGAGGAATCTTTAATAATTACCCAAAAACCGTTTTGAAACTCGAAATTTAGGTCAGACAGGTCTTTTTGGAAGTTTTTTTGAAGGAGAGAATACAGCATTTCCTTGTGAAACTGCGGTGCAGAAATAAAAGACGGAATAAAAGTCTCATTGATTTGAAATAATGATGCGTTGGTAAGCTCATTATGCTGAAGTAAAATATCCTCAACAATCCCTGAATACAAATGGTTTTCCTTTACATACCATATTTTGTCTGCAAACTCTTTGGCCAGTCGCCAGTCATGAGAAGAAAACAGGATAAGTTTATTTTGTTCTTTGGCCAGTTTTCTTAAAGTTTTAAGAATAATGATTTTGTTTTTCTCATCCAGATGGGTAGTTGGTTCATCCAGGATGATGATCGGAGAGTTTTGTGTTATCGCACGTCCGATAAATGCCTTCTGAAGGTTTCCGTCTGAGAGATTTTTCAGAAGGGCAGATCTGTATTGGTTTAAATCCAGTTCTTCAATGATGTGGGCAACTTCTTCACGGTCTTCTTTTTTTAGCTCAAAATAAAAAGGGTAGTAGATGTATTTTCCCAGAGAGATAAGATCTTCAACCGTATAATGCTGCGGAATGACCGATTTTGAAAAAACAATAGCAATATTCTCCGCAATTTCTTTTACAGAAAGACTTTTTACATTTTTTCCATGAATAGAAATTTCCCCATTAAGTAAAGGCAGCTGGTGCAGAATAGATTTGATTAATGTTGTTTTTCCTACACCGTTGTTACCAATCAGCAGGCATACGTCACCAAGCTTCAAGTCCGCATTGGCATTGGAGATTAAGGTTGTATTGTAACCGATATTTGCCTGTTTGATCTGTAAGTGCATGCTCTTGTTAGTTATCTGCAAAAGATTAAAATGTTTTACAAAAATAGTGTTTTTAAGGCGCAGGGAATTTGACTTTTCTAAATTTTTATTCTGTATGATCTATAAGCTGTTCACGATTCTTGTCACTCCGTTTTTGAAAACATCAGATTGAAAGTTAAGCAACATGCCTAATTTACAGTTTGTCATTTTTAAATAAGTTAAAAGTTGCGCTTTATGAGTTGGGCTAATGTAATCGACAGTTTTTATTTCTAAAATTAATTTGTTTTCAATCATCATATCAAGTTTGAAAGCGTTCTCTATTTTCAAATCTTCATAAATGATGGGACAAAGTTTTTGCTTTTCTACCATAAACCCCGATTTTGTTAATTCATAGAACATACATTCTTTGTATACATGTTCAAAGAGTCCCGCTCCAAGTTTTTTATGAATCTTTAAACCGGTTTCAAAAACTACTTTTGATAATTCATTTTCTGTCATTTGTGGTGTTTTGTTGAATCTAAATATATGAATTGTTGGTTAATAATTGTGAGATGGAAGACTGTAATCTATGATGTATAAGAAAATTAAAAACCTTCGGAAAGTGTGAGTATAGTTTTATTGTTTAGGTAAACGCAAAGGCGCAAAGGTTTGTAATACGTTGTGTATATTTTTAAAGCGCAAGAAAATCAAAGATTTTCAGCAAGCATGTGTGTATAATTTTATGATTTAAATATGCAGTTTTCAATTTTATCGGAGATAAAATCTTTGCGTCTTTGCGCTCTCCAACAAAAAAATTACACTTTATTCTGCTTCAAAAGCATCATCAGAATCACAGGAATTCCAAATACAGAGCTTATTACATTCAAAGGGATTTGGGTTTTTTCTGCAATAACTGAGAAAAATAACATAATCAGTATTCCCAGAAACATATTAAGAATCCATTGCTGCCATAATTTGGATGGATTATAGATGAGTCTGCAAAAGTGAGGAACAATAATTCCGATAAAAAGAATAGGTCCCAGAAATGCAGTAACTGAAGCTGAAAGGAGCGAGGAAGCAACTATTATCAGAAGCTTCAGCTGTTTCAGATTTACCCCTAAACTTTGTGCATAGGAGTTTCCGAGAGAGTTTCCAATAAGTGGTTTTATAGCTCTGAAACAGATAAATACCCCAATTAAAACCAAAACAAACAACACATAAATCTGGTTTCTGGTCACCATATTATTGGCTCCGAAAGACCATAATATATAGTTTTTCAAGCTTTGATTCTCGGCATAAAACTGAAGCAGTGATACAATTGCTCCGGCAAAAGCAGATACCAGAAATCCGAAAATAATAAGATAAGATTTGTCCTGAAATCTGTTAGACATCGACAGCAATATCAGCATTAAGAGAAAACTTCCTCCAATGGCTGATAAACTGAGAAAACTGTTCTGTAAAAACTCAGGAAGTAAAATATTGTGGGAAAAGAAAATATAAAAGGCAACAGACAAGCTGGCAACTGAAGTGATTCCCAATATATCAGGTCCTGCCAGCGGGTTTTGAAAATATTCCTGCATCAGAAAACCTGAAGTAGGAATTGAAATTCCGGCCAGCATCATTACCAAAACACGGTTGATGCGGATTTCAGCGATTTGATTATGAGCAGAATCCAGAAAAAAATCCTGGAAGCTTAAACTTAAAAATCCTGTGTTCAGATTGATGACAGCACTCATAATAATGGCAATCACAAATAGCAAACACAGGATTTTAAATCTTTTTAACATAATTCAGAAAGAGTTCAGTCTATTTTTATTGTAAGAAAGAATCGATTTTTGAATTTAATACATCTTCCGTCATCATTCCCAGATATTCATCGGTTTTATCTCCTTTTCTCATGAAAGTAAAAGGAATAGAACCTCCGTCCCATTGTTTGAAATTGGAAGAGAAGAAATTTTGATCTAGTTTTTGTCCATCAAGTAGGATAACATTTTTCCCCAGTTTATTTTCTGTTGCAAAATTCTTTACAGCACCAGCCCAGTCAGCTTTGTCGTCAAGGTTTATGAAAGTGAATTTTACGGGTTTGCTCTTCAGCTCCTCCATTTTACTTTTAAAACTAGGAATTTCTCTCATGCAGGGACCGCACCAGGTTGCAAAAAAGTTGGTGACATATAAAGTATCATTATTTTTTGCTAAATACTGACTTACATTTTCAGGAGAAAGTTCTTTGGGGATATACGTACTTTCCTCAGCACCTGTAGGTTGGGTTACAGAAAGAGAATCTGAAGCTGCAATATTTTCAGTTTTCTGGCCTTCTTTTTTACAGCTGTACAATGCAGTAAGGAGTAACGTGGATAAAATTATCTTCTTCATAAATTATTTTTTATCTATTTTTGAATTGAAGTTATGGAACAACAAATCTATAAAGGAAAACTGATACAGTTTCATCCGTTAAAAATAGCGAAAAAGGAAGAGCTGACCAAAAATACTTTTTCTCTGGAGTTTGATATTCCTGAGAATTTAAAAGAAAATTTCAGATTTGAAGCGGGGCAGTTCGTTAGTATAAAATTTCAAGCACATGGTAAAGAGGTTATTAATGATTATTCAATGACTTCGGCACCTTATGAAGGAAAAATAGGTCTGGGAATAAAGATGAATTCTCCTGAAGGTGCTGCTTCCCAGTTATTTAAAAACTATAATGTGGGTGATGTACTATGGGTGAGTGAACCTGGAGGAAGATTTACATTGGTTTCTAAGCCAAGTGAATTCAGAACAATTGTAGCCTTTGCTGCAGGTATTGGAATTACCCCGATTTTGAGCCACTTCAAGAATATTCTTCACACAGAACCCAGAACCCGGCTGTTTTTATTTTTTGGAAATAAAAGTTCAGAAGATCTGGTGTACCGTGATCAATTGGATAATCTTGCCAGAACATGCGGTGACAGGCTTCAGATATTTTACTTCTTCTCGCAGGAGAAAACAGGGGATCAGTTTTTTTATGGCAGATTGGATGCCAAAAAATTAAATCTTATCATTAATCAGATTCTCCATTTGGACGATACAGATGAAGAATCTACGATCTGGGATGCTGTAGACGAAGTGCTGATTTGCGGAAAAGGAGAAATGATCAAGACACTGGCCAATGCCTGCTATCACCATGGAATTCCGAAAAAGAACATCCATTTTGAACTTTTTGAGGAATTTAATGATGATATTTATCCTGTAGAAAAAGAATTTCCTTTGATTGAAGATATAGAGATTGAATTTACCATGCTCGGGAAAAAATATACTACTTATCTTCCTGATAACAAGGATAAAATCTTACAGCAGCTTCTGATTCAGAAGTTCCCGGTTCCTTATTCATGCAAATCCGGAATCTGTGGAAGCTGTGAATGTTCTTTAGAAGACGGAGAAGTGGAACTGCTGGAGAATGAGTATCTTACTGAACGAGAAGAACAGCAGGGGCATATATTGGCTTGCATGTCTATTGTGAAAAGTAAAAAAATAAAGCTTAACTTTGATCTTAGTTGAGAGTCATTAGGAACATATTTAACCTGGGTTTTATATCATTGGAATTGGGTATTCTGATGATATGTTTCTGTAATGTGTGGGTTTTCGGGCTTACCAACGGGAGAACCTATACCAAAATCTCAAAAATTCCACCAAGAGAAATAGCATTGGTTCTGGGAACATCTCCGAAAATGAGATCTGGAAAATCTAATCCTTATTTCACAAAAAGAATGGATGCAGCAGCTCTTCTTTACCATCATGGGAAAATCAAGAAAATCATAGTGAGCGGTGAGAAGAGTAAAGGTTACAATGAACCGAGAGCAATGAAAAATTACCTGGTTTATCTGGAAGGTGTTCCGGAAGATATTATTGTGGAAGATCCTAAAGGTTTCAATACCTATAAAAGTATTCTCCGTTGTAAGGATGTTTATAAAAAGAAAAATGTCATTATTGTATCTCAGGGATATCATAACCTGAGGGCCTTATTTTTTGCGAGAAATAATGATATGAATGCTTTGGGATTTGATGCTCAGGATGTCACAAAATCTGAAAGCTTCTACAGGAATCAGACGAGGGAAATCCTCGCCCGTGTGATTGCTGTAGTCTATTTTATTTTAGGCGTTTCTCCGGATTAGAAAGGATATCCGAACGCAATATTAACAGTAGGTTTAAAAGGCTGGAAATATTTGAATCTCCATCGGTCTCCTTCAGGTTTATTAGGGTCATATATTTTATAAGCAAGGTCAATTCTTGCCGTAACATACGCGATATTCAATCTTAAACCGAATCCACTTCCGATACCTACCTGCTTCAGAAACTTATTGAATTTAAACTCATCTCCATATCCGTCATTATAGTTACGAAGACTCCAGGTATTTCCTATATCTGTAAATAAAGCTCCCTCATAGGTCTTATTGAATGGAATTCGGTATTCAATATTGGTGGTAAGCTTTAAATTATCTGTCATATAAGTACGTACTCTTTCGTCCACCTGAGAATCTGCAGGACCTAGCCCTCCAAATGCTACCCAGGCTCTGATATCGTTGGAACCCCCATTGAAATAAGACTTGATGATCGGCATATCTTCAGAATTTCCATACGGTATTCCAATCCCGATAAACTGACGAAGTACCAATGTCTGGTTGCCATTGAATTTGAAATATTTTCTGGCATCAATATCAAATTTTACAAACTGTGCGTACGGTAACCCGAAAATGGTTTTTTGAGGGCCGGTAACAACCCCTCCGCTGTTATCTTTTTTGTTGAATAAACTTAAAATGTTACCCGCAAGCTCAACTTTCCCATTAAAGTAAAATGCATTTGGATATTCTTTTTTCCCGATTTCACTGTATACAAAGTTATAAATCATGGAAGAAATAAGCACATCCTGAGTCTGTCTGTCTTTATTAACCAAAGTTCCTCTGAACGCTGTCAAAAGATCAGTTCCCTGCTGATTAAGACTTCCACGGTAGGCTTCGTTCTCGATAATCTTTTTAGAAACCTCATCTACGCTGAGTTTTCCATCTCTATAATCTTGTCCGGTTTGTTGAGTTTCCGGATTAAACATAAAGTAATTCCCGAAAACCTCATCTTTTACCCTTCCGTCATTCACAAAGTAATCGTAGTATGCATCTTTATTTTTAGTCAGACTGACCTGGGTATTGAACAAAGTAAGCTTATGATATACCTGGTCATTTACACTGGCCTGATAATTAAGTCCTGTATTAAAGATAATTCTTCCCAAACCAATGTT
The window above is part of the Chryseobacterium sp. MA9 genome. Proteins encoded here:
- a CDS encoding MarR family winged helix-turn-helix transcriptional regulator: MDNNKEKIENVDLILKQTWLAVSKMYTELAQEHDSTAVQALTLLKIDPKEGTRSTNLGPKMAIEPTSLTRIIKLLEDNGYIYKEKTTTDKREVIIKLTDKGLNSRNMSKEVVVNFNKKVMEKIAPEKLDAFKDVMTEIMKIANELLNNRK
- a CDS encoding ABC transporter ATP-binding protein — its product is MHLQIKQANIGYNTTLISNANADLKLGDVCLLIGNNGVGKTTLIKSILHQLPLLNGEISIHGKNVKSLSVKEIAENIAIVFSKSVIPQHYTVEDLISLGKYIYYPFYFELKKEDREEVAHIIEELDLNQYRSALLKNLSDGNLQKAFIGRAITQNSPIIILDEPTTHLDEKNKIIILKTLRKLAKEQNKLILFSSHDWRLAKEFADKIWYVKENHLYSGIVEDILLQHNELTNASLFQINETFIPSFISAPQFHKEMLYSLLQKNFQKDLSDLNFEFQNGFWVIIKDSSTYQCESFEEIINLVSNIH
- a CDS encoding GxxExxY protein, with the translated sequence MTENELSKVVFETGLKIHKKLGAGLFEHVYKECMFYELTKSGFMVEKQKLCPIIYEDLKIENAFKLDMMIENKLILEIKTVDYISPTHKAQLLTYLKMTNCKLGMLLNFQSDVFKNGVTRIVNSL
- a CDS encoding iron ABC transporter permease, translated to MLKRFKILCLLFVIAIIMSAVINLNTGFLSLSFQDFFLDSAHNQIAEIRINRVLVMMLAGISIPTSGFLMQEYFQNPLAGPDILGITSVASLSVAFYIFFSHNILLPEFLQNSFLSLSAIGGSFLLMLILLSMSNRFQDKSYLIIFGFLVSAFAGAIVSLLQFYAENQSLKNYILWSFGANNMVTRNQIYVLFVLVLIGVFICFRAIKPLIGNSLGNSYAQSLGVNLKQLKLLIIVASSLLSASVTAFLGPILFIGIIVPHFCRLIYNPSKLWQQWILNMFLGILIMLFFSVIAEKTQIPLNVISSVFGIPVILMMLLKQNKV
- a CDS encoding TlpA family protein disulfide reductase, which codes for MKKIILSTLLLTALYSCKKEGQKTENIAASDSLSVTQPTGAEESTYIPKELSPENVSQYLAKNNDTLYVTNFFATWCGPCMREIPSFKSKMEELKSKPVKFTFINLDDKADWAGAVKNFATENKLGKNVILLDGQKLDQNFFSSNFKQWDGGSIPFTFMRKGDKTDEYLGMMTEDVLNSKIDSFLQ
- a CDS encoding ferredoxin--NADP reductase, translated to MEQQIYKGKLIQFHPLKIAKKEELTKNTFSLEFDIPENLKENFRFEAGQFVSIKFQAHGKEVINDYSMTSAPYEGKIGLGIKMNSPEGAASQLFKNYNVGDVLWVSEPGGRFTLVSKPSEFRTIVAFAAGIGITPILSHFKNILHTEPRTRLFLFFGNKSSEDLVYRDQLDNLARTCGDRLQIFYFFSQEKTGDQFFYGRLDAKKLNLIINQILHLDDTDEESTIWDAVDEVLICGKGEMIKTLANACYHHGIPKKNIHFELFEEFNDDIYPVEKEFPLIEDIEIEFTMLGKKYTTYLPDNKDKILQQLLIQKFPVPYSCKSGICGSCECSLEDGEVELLENEYLTEREEQQGHILACMSIVKSKKIKLNFDLS
- a CDS encoding vancomycin high temperature exclusion protein — its product is MICFCNVWVFGLTNGRTYTKISKIPPREIALVLGTSPKMRSGKSNPYFTKRMDAAALLYHHGKIKKIIVSGEKSKGYNEPRAMKNYLVYLEGVPEDIIVEDPKGFNTYKSILRCKDVYKKKNVIIVSQGYHNLRALFFARNNDMNALGFDAQDVTKSESFYRNQTREILARVIAVVYFILGVSPD